A single genomic interval of Zobellia nedashkovskayae harbors:
- a CDS encoding cadherin domain-containing protein, with the protein MKKIFIPLLSLWVVSCSTDLENVTAESFDETAEETPSTVEKTENSSDESTNTSPVFKTGVYSINEHSPSDSSVGFISATDDDNDEITYTLESDADIIINESTGEIKTGTNLKLDFETTDSYPFTVSAFDGKIIVDQSFNLAINDIDETTILSEEHKEIITYAQHLTFWKGVSNTPLSANQKWGSPMKMYLNGTISQEYKTTVESVITQYNTLFTDSSFSISLVENSEAANANLFFGTKEEVETIWPDMYEEIKDGNYDGFAMTPSENSVLVSTRIWISNPLEVLLKHELGHALGFGHSDKCEDEFSFLCSQISADNDFLPVEKDIIRFMYSSKITAGLTENEMEIILADIILNEE; encoded by the coding sequence ATGAAAAAAATTTTCATCCCCCTATTGTCCTTATGGGTAGTTTCCTGTAGTACGGACCTTGAAAATGTTACAGCTGAATCATTTGACGAAACGGCAGAAGAAACCCCTTCTACAGTAGAAAAAACAGAAAACTCCTCTGATGAAAGCACAAATACGTCTCCCGTTTTTAAAACAGGTGTCTATTCAATAAATGAGCATTCGCCATCAGATAGTTCCGTTGGTTTTATAAGCGCTACTGATGATGATAATGACGAGATAACGTATACCCTAGAATCCGATGCGGATATTATCATTAACGAATCTACAGGTGAAATTAAAACGGGAACAAATCTTAAACTCGATTTTGAAACCACAGATTCCTATCCATTTACCGTTTCTGCTTTTGATGGAAAAATAATTGTTGATCAGAGTTTTAATCTTGCGATAAACGATATTGATGAGACCACTATTTTATCCGAAGAACATAAAGAAATAATTACCTACGCCCAACACCTAACTTTCTGGAAAGGTGTTAGCAACACACCGTTGAGCGCTAACCAAAAATGGGGAAGCCCCATGAAAATGTACCTCAATGGAACAATTTCACAGGAGTACAAAACTACCGTTGAAAGTGTAATAACACAGTACAATACCCTATTTACAGACAGTTCCTTTAGTATTTCACTAGTTGAAAACTCAGAAGCAGCAAATGCCAATCTATTTTTTGGAACGAAAGAAGAAGTAGAAACTATTTGGCCGGACATGTATGAAGAAATTAAAGATGGGAATTATGACGGTTTTGCAATGACCCCTTCCGAAAATTCCGTTCTGGTCTCCACACGTATTTGGATTTCGAATCCCTTAGAAGTATTATTAAAGCATGAATTAGGTCATGCTCTTGGTTTTGGTCATTCAGACAAATGCGAAGATGAATTTAGCTTTCTCTGCTCACAAATTAGCGCAGACAATGATTTTCTTCCCGTAGAAAAAGACATCATTCGATTTATGTATAGCTCAAAAATTACTGCTGGGCTCACCGAAAACGAAATGGAAATTATTCTTGCTGATATTATTCTAAACGAGGAGTAA
- a CDS encoding BspA family leucine-rich repeat surface protein: MTKNLLSLLVLLLLSTGVFSQSFTSIWNTNNTSTGSSAINEVTIPTNPAYTSYNYSVDWGDSNTDTGVTGDITHSYATPGPYTISISGDFPSIYFNDTGDRLKIIEILNWGTIQWQTMENAFYGCENLNFDAIDSPDLSQITSLKQMFRGCTSFNGIVNNWDTSTITDISGIFYEAEIFNRPLANWTTNSVTDMSFSFYKAELFNEPLDSWNTGAVTTMSNMFYYAEKFNQNINNWNVSQVTDMSNLFYYARDFNQPLGNWDVSKVTTIAGMFYATDFNYPINNWVVDNVTDMSSTFGSCDFNLPLNNWNVSKVTTLASTFASNNNFNQDINMWDVSNVTDMSRTFRWTDAFNQPLNGWNVSKVTTMSEMFYTTDAFNQNINGWDVSKVTNMSNMFGGWTTSYITVFNQPLDQWDVSAVTDMSEMFTNSSFNQSIEGWDVSSVTNMNEMFYNATAFNQPLNNWSTNSVTNLSGIFGKAPLFNQPLDNWDTSSVTNMSGMFASAGVFDQDLSTWDISSVTNMSTMLSNSALSQENYDATLIGWATQTFKDNVSLGATGVKYCDSRLVRQDLIDNHGWNITGDIVNCSNVFCTTITNPTAGDTNVPANSNIHWAAAPNATGYYIDLEVERAGVRSFVNINGSPADNYDVGNVQILTFSNEFIPGDIVFITITPYNAEGPAVGCEEFTFTTVPSWVNSLDAYKITIDTRLGSASGLDQYNFRIQRNTSFTYNYSIDWGDSEYNNNVTNDITHIYNTPGIYTIAIIGDFPAPYFSSGDDDEVISIDQWGTHVYQSMKKACSGCENMIYNATDVPNLSQVTDMSEAFAEASLFNGNIDNWDVSNVTNMSAMFERAELFNQPLNSWDVSNVTNMYRMFDGFVRYMDFNQPLNNWDVSKVTNMGLMFRRTEFFNQPLNNWNVSNVTDMKYMFNGTTSFDQNLNDWNVSNVTDMSYMFSQATAFNSPLDNWDVAKVTNMNSMFSRSTAFNQAIDIWDVSSVTTMISMFESAENFNQPLNGWNVSAVTNMASMFKNSFLFNQPIANWNVSRVTSMHSMFNDAQEFNQPLQNWDVNSVVSMQSMFESAEAFNQPLDQWNVSAVADMTSMFESALLFNQPLNSWDVSSVTLMPSMFKGAAAFNDIIGNWNVGSVTNMKSMFEDASVFDQAIQNWATGEVLNMEDMFKGASAFNQSIDSWDVSYVQTMESMFEDAVAYDQTMNSWNVASVTTMEDMFNGAIAFNGIIEAWNVRDVTTMEEMFRDATTFNQSLNKWRLSGVSNMDYMFYGASSYNQPMDLWNLGNVTMRSTFYNATALNQNLAEWDVSGVTDMRDMLDNTALIRENYDNTLIAWSEQTLTSGITLGAEGLPYCDAQEERQAMIDNFGWIFSLDVRDCPIPECTLLASPLNGDLDVPVNTNITWEPALFAQGYRLTVGTTTGGTDVVNNATITNETSYEFASDFNTGDVVFVTIIPFNDEGDAVGPCTEESFTISNDLATIPECTNLTQPTLPATDVLVTSDLSWNPISNADGYKLTVGTSTGANDILNAEDVGNITTYEFTTSLPEDSDIFVTITPYNDEGDANACTEEFFHTELIPVPPSCTSLTAPLNGANDVPIDTQLSWTPVTNATGYLVIVGTTSGGIEVVNNADVVGVTNYVIPGDLQESRLHYVTIIPYNDEGDATGCIEETFTTGDSTSPPSCTVLTAPADLATEVSPATNLTWAEVSSATGYTLNVGTTTGGTDVFSADVNNVTTYDLLADLPESTLIYVTVIPYNDNGNAISPCTEVSFTTDGPPSCTTLMTPANGATNIAVDTNIEWNASTNTDGYKLTVTASSSTANNLTDFDVTSGTTHTFSNDFERGETLTITIVPYNSVGDATGPCTSESFTIIPPPVPACTTLTTPANSSVNIAVDTNLEWNASTGADGYKLTVLASSSTANNITDFDVTSGTTHNFTNGFEQGETVSVTIVPYNDQGDAIGCTSESFTIKPVPSCTTLSSPINTAIDIAVDADIIWNSIPEATGYKLTAIASSSTANNLTDFDVTAGTTHSFANDFEQGETVTVTITPYNEVGDAIGCSSESFTIKPVPTCTNLTLPIDGAIDVAADSNIEWATVADATGYKLTVSANSSTANNLTDYNITSGTTYNFPNDFKHGEVVTITLVPFNEVGDALGCTSESFTISPPPCTSLNTPANGATDIPVNTAIEWNASTDAEGYKITVLASSSTANNITDFDVTSGTTYSFTNEFEQGETVSVTIVPYNDQGSAVGCTLESFTVKPVPSCTTLSLPINTAVDIAVDADITWNSIPEATGYKLTVIASSSTANNLTGFDVTAGTTHSFANDFEQGETVTVTITPYNEVGDAIGCSSESFTIKPVPTCTNLTLPIDGSIDVAVDTNIEWATIAEANGYKLTVSASSSTANNVTDLVLSTGNSYDFPANFEQGETVTVTLVSYNEVGDAIGCSSESFTIKPVPLCTNLVSPTTNAIDVPVDTNIEWTPITDATGYKLTVTGSNSTANNLTAFNITSGTSYDFTNDFEQSETVTVTVTPYNEVGDALGCSSESFTIKSVPLCTNLTSPANSDIVAEVSELRWNEIVDADGYKLTINAGSTTSNNQTDLIVTGTTHVFQNDFNQGEVVTVTITPYNEVGDALGCTSESFTIRPIPPCTNLSSPLNNATEVSIISDISWNESLDADGYRISVGTSANGTDIVNNEDVASLTSYTFGNDLPSETLIFVTIVPYNTSGDAFECTSDSFKTEVIIPECTSITSPFNGESEVALESTITWNEVEKTDGYRISIGTTSGGTDIVNNQDVGPLTSYMHNGEFPFGTEIYVNITAYNSKGDAVTCEEQTFTTLIPEDETKYGFSPDGDGINEYWHIENINYYPENMVTIYNRWGDAVFKIENYNNGSEVFRGDANLKTKMGAGQLPSGTYFFHIEIEGETILKKTKGYVVIKR; encoded by the coding sequence ATGACCAAGAACCTACTATCTCTGCTAGTATTATTACTACTTAGCACGGGCGTTTTCTCCCAATCGTTTACTTCTATTTGGAATACAAACAATACTAGTACCGGTTCTTCTGCCATTAATGAAGTTACCATACCCACCAACCCAGCTTACACTAGCTATAATTATTCGGTAGATTGGGGAGATAGCAATACCGATACTGGAGTTACCGGTGACATTACACATTCATACGCAACACCAGGACCTTATACAATTTCTATAAGTGGTGACTTTCCATCAATCTATTTTAATGATACAGGAGATAGACTAAAAATTATTGAAATTTTGAATTGGGGCACTATACAATGGCAAACCATGGAAAATGCTTTCTATGGTTGTGAAAACTTAAATTTTGATGCTATAGATTCACCTGACCTTTCTCAGATTACCTCTCTAAAGCAAATGTTCAGAGGCTGTACCTCATTTAATGGTATAGTAAATAATTGGGACACCAGCACAATTACCGATATATCAGGCATTTTCTATGAAGCCGAAATATTTAATAGGCCATTAGCTAATTGGACAACAAACTCGGTAACAGACATGTCATTTTCTTTTTACAAAGCAGAACTATTCAATGAGCCCTTAGATAGTTGGAATACAGGCGCTGTGACTACAATGTCTAACATGTTTTATTATGCTGAAAAATTCAATCAGAATATCAACAATTGGAATGTGTCTCAAGTAACGGATATGTCCAATTTATTTTACTACGCCAGAGATTTTAATCAGCCTTTGGGTAATTGGGATGTTAGTAAGGTTACTACTATAGCAGGCATGTTTTATGCAACAGACTTTAACTACCCTATAAATAATTGGGTAGTGGACAACGTTACAGATATGTCTTCAACATTTGGTAGTTGTGACTTCAATCTCCCCTTAAACAATTGGAACGTTAGTAAGGTTACAACACTAGCAAGCACTTTTGCAAGTAATAACAACTTTAACCAAGACATAAACATGTGGGATGTGTCTAATGTTACCGACATGAGCAGAACTTTTCGTTGGACAGACGCATTTAATCAACCATTAAATGGTTGGAATGTTAGTAAGGTTACCACTATGTCAGAAATGTTTTATACCACTGATGCATTTAACCAAAACATAAATGGTTGGGATGTTAGCAAGGTAACAAACATGAGTAATATGTTCGGAGGGTGGACAACGTCATACATTACTGTTTTCAACCAACCGCTAGACCAATGGGATGTAAGTGCTGTTACCGATATGAGTGAGATGTTTACAAATTCTAGCTTTAACCAAAGTATTGAAGGTTGGGATGTATCTAGTGTTACCAACATGAATGAGATGTTCTATAACGCTACTGCTTTTAATCAACCTCTTAATAATTGGTCTACAAATTCAGTTACGAATTTATCGGGAATTTTTGGTAAAGCTCCATTATTTAACCAGCCTTTAGATAATTGGGATACATCCTCTGTTACCAACATGAGCGGTATGTTCGCTAGTGCTGGAGTTTTTGATCAAGATTTATCTACTTGGGATATTTCTTCAGTAACCAATATGAGTACAATGCTATCTAATTCCGCGCTTTCACAAGAGAATTATGATGCAACGCTAATTGGTTGGGCAACACAAACTTTTAAAGACAATGTAAGCTTAGGTGCTACCGGTGTAAAATATTGCGATAGTCGATTGGTGCGCCAAGATCTTATCGACAATCATGGCTGGAATATTACTGGTGATATTGTAAACTGTAGTAATGTATTTTGCACAACGATAACAAACCCTACAGCAGGAGATACCAACGTACCCGCAAATTCAAACATTCATTGGGCCGCAGCACCGAACGCCACGGGTTATTATATTGACCTTGAAGTCGAAAGAGCTGGAGTCAGAAGTTTTGTTAATATCAATGGTTCACCTGCAGATAATTATGATGTTGGTAACGTACAAATTTTAACTTTTAGTAATGAGTTTATTCCTGGTGATATTGTTTTCATCACAATTACCCCTTATAATGCAGAAGGACCTGCAGTTGGTTGCGAAGAATTTACTTTTACAACGGTTCCATCATGGGTAAATAGCCTCGATGCCTACAAGATTACAATTGATACTAGACTTGGATCAGCTTCCGGTCTTGATCAATACAATTTCAGAATACAAAGAAATACTTCATTTACGTATAACTATTCAATTGATTGGGGTGATAGTGAATACAACAATAATGTTACAAATGATATTACCCACATTTACAACACTCCTGGAATTTATACTATAGCGATTATTGGCGATTTTCCTGCTCCCTACTTCTCAAGTGGCGATGATGACGAAGTAATTTCTATTGATCAGTGGGGTACTCATGTGTACCAATCTATGAAAAAGGCGTGTAGCGGTTGTGAAAACATGATTTACAATGCTACAGACGTTCCAAACCTCTCACAAGTAACAGATATGTCCGAAGCTTTCGCGGAAGCATCATTGTTTAACGGCAATATAGATAATTGGGATGTTAGTAATGTGACTAATATGTCAGCAATGTTTGAAAGAGCCGAACTTTTCAACCAACCTTTAAATTCTTGGGATGTTAGCAACGTAACAAATATGTACAGAATGTTTGATGGTTTTGTACGGTACATGGATTTTAATCAACCACTAAATAACTGGGATGTAAGTAAGGTCACCAACATGGGGCTAATGTTTAGAAGAACCGAATTTTTTAATCAACCCTTGAATAACTGGAATGTTAGTAACGTTACTGACATGAAGTATATGTTTAACGGTACAACTTCCTTCGATCAAAACTTAAATGATTGGAATGTTAGTAATGTCACCGATATGAGTTATATGTTCAGCCAAGCCACTGCTTTTAATAGTCCGCTTGATAACTGGGATGTTGCAAAAGTCACGAATATGAATTCTATGTTCTCACGTTCAACAGCATTTAATCAAGCTATTGATATTTGGGATGTATCTTCTGTTACAACCATGATAAGTATGTTTGAAAGCGCAGAAAATTTTAACCAACCTCTAAACGGATGGAATGTCAGCGCAGTAACAAATATGGCCTCTATGTTCAAAAATTCTTTTTTGTTCAACCAACCCATTGCCAACTGGAATGTTTCTCGTGTGACCAGCATGCATTCTATGTTTAACGATGCTCAAGAATTTAATCAACCTTTGCAAAACTGGGATGTAAACTCCGTTGTAAGCATGCAATCTATGTTTGAATCAGCGGAAGCTTTTAACCAACCCTTAGATCAATGGAATGTTAGTGCAGTGGCCGACATGACTTCTATGTTTGAAAGTGCTTTATTATTTAATCAACCTTTAAATTCATGGGATGTTTCATCGGTTACCTTAATGCCTTCAATGTTCAAAGGCGCAGCGGCATTCAATGATATTATAGGCAATTGGAATGTTGGCTCTGTAACCAATATGAAATCCATGTTTGAAGATGCATCTGTATTTGATCAAGCTATTCAAAATTGGGCTACTGGAGAGGTACTTAACATGGAAGACATGTTTAAAGGTGCGTCAGCTTTTAATCAGTCCATTGATTCTTGGGATGTTTCTTATGTGCAAACGATGGAATCTATGTTCGAAGATGCCGTTGCCTATGACCAAACTATGAATTCATGGAATGTGGCCTCTGTAACTACTATGGAAGATATGTTCAATGGAGCCATTGCTTTCAATGGAATTATTGAAGCATGGAACGTAAGAGATGTTACCACCATGGAAGAGATGTTTCGTGATGCAACGACTTTTAATCAAAGTTTAAATAAATGGCGTCTTTCTGGTGTTAGCAATATGGACTATATGTTCTATGGAGCTTCATCATATAACCAACCAATGGATTTATGGAATTTAGGTAATGTAACTATGCGTTCTACTTTCTATAATGCTACAGCATTAAATCAAAATTTAGCCGAATGGGATGTGAGTGGAGTTACCGATATGCGAGACATGTTGGATAACACCGCATTGATTAGAGAAAACTATGATAACACATTAATTGCTTGGTCAGAACAAACCTTGACAAGTGGTATAACACTTGGCGCAGAAGGTCTTCCTTATTGCGATGCGCAAGAAGAAAGACAAGCCATGATAGATAATTTTGGTTGGATATTTAGTTTAGATGTTCGCGATTGCCCTATTCCGGAATGTACACTACTAGCATCACCATTAAATGGAGATTTAGACGTACCGGTAAATACAAATATAACATGGGAACCTGCACTTTTTGCGCAAGGGTATCGTTTAACTGTTGGCACTACAACTGGCGGTACTGATGTTGTAAATAATGCAACTATAACCAATGAAACATCATATGAATTTGCATCTGATTTTAATACAGGAGATGTTGTCTTCGTAACTATAATTCCTTTTAATGATGAAGGAGATGCAGTTGGCCCTTGTACCGAGGAAAGCTTCACCATATCTAACGACCTTGCTACTATACCCGAATGTACAAATCTTACACAACCTACGCTTCCCGCAACTGATGTACTGGTAACTAGTGATTTAAGCTGGAACCCTATTTCAAACGCAGACGGTTACAAATTAACTGTTGGTACGTCAACAGGAGCAAATGATATACTTAACGCTGAAGATGTTGGTAATATAACCACTTATGAATTTACTACAAGCCTACCTGAAGATAGCGATATATTCGTAACCATTACCCCATACAATGATGAGGGAGATGCAAATGCATGTACTGAAGAATTTTTCCATACAGAGTTAATTCCTGTACCACCAAGTTGTACCAGTTTAACAGCACCGTTAAATGGCGCAAATGATGTTCCTATTGACACCCAACTAAGCTGGACACCAGTAACAAATGCTACCGGTTATTTAGTAATTGTAGGCACAACGTCTGGCGGAATTGAAGTAGTAAATAATGCCGATGTAGTAGGTGTTACAAATTATGTTATTCCAGGAGATTTACAGGAAAGTAGATTACACTACGTTACTATAATTCCTTATAATGATGAAGGTGATGCTACAGGCTGTATTGAAGAAACGTTTACAACAGGAGACTCTACAAGTCCTCCAAGTTGTACTGTACTAACAGCACCAGCAGATTTAGCAACAGAAGTATCACCTGCCACTAATCTAACATGGGCTGAAGTTAGTTCGGCTACCGGATATACGTTAAACGTAGGGACTACTACTGGAGGCACAGATGTTTTTTCCGCAGATGTAAATAATGTAACTACTTATGATTTACTAGCAGACCTTCCTGAAAGTACTCTTATTTATGTAACAGTCATTCCGTATAATGATAATGGGAATGCCATAAGTCCTTGTACCGAGGTAAGTTTCACTACTGACGGACCGCCATCATGTACTACCTTAATGACTCCTGCAAACGGAGCTACGAATATCGCAGTTGATACAAATATTGAGTGGAACGCTAGTACCAATACAGATGGTTATAAGTTGACCGTTACGGCAAGTAGTAGCACAGCAAATAACTTAACAGACTTTGACGTTACTTCAGGAACAACTCACACTTTTTCAAATGACTTTGAAAGAGGCGAAACTCTTACTATAACCATTGTACCTTATAATTCAGTTGGTGATGCAACCGGACCATGTACTTCGGAAAGCTTTACTATAATTCCACCTCCCGTACCCGCTTGTACAACACTAACAACTCCTGCAAACAGCAGCGTAAATATTGCGGTTGACACTAATTTGGAATGGAATGCTAGCACAGGCGCAGATGGCTACAAACTAACCGTTTTAGCTAGCAGTAGTACTGCTAACAACATAACCGATTTTGATGTTACATCAGGAACCACTCATAATTTTACTAATGGCTTCGAGCAAGGTGAGACTGTCTCAGTTACGATCGTTCCTTATAATGATCAAGGTGATGCTATTGGATGTACTTCAGAAAGCTTTACAATTAAACCTGTTCCGTCATGTACAACACTTAGCTCTCCAATAAATACTGCTATTGATATTGCCGTTGATGCTGATATTATATGGAACTCTATTCCAGAAGCAACAGGATACAAGTTGACGGCTATCGCAAGCAGTAGTACAGCAAATAACTTAACGGATTTTGATGTTACCGCTGGCACAACGCATTCTTTTGCCAATGATTTTGAGCAAGGTGAAACGGTTACCGTAACCATTACACCTTACAACGAAGTGGGTGATGCTATTGGGTGTTCGTCAGAAAGCTTTACAATTAAACCCGTACCTACATGTACTAACTTAACTTTACCTATTGATGGCGCTATTGATGTAGCAGCAGATTCTAATATTGAATGGGCTACAGTTGCTGATGCCACTGGGTACAAATTAACTGTTTCCGCTAACAGCAGTACAGCTAATAATTTAACTGACTATAATATAACCTCGGGAACAACATATAATTTCCCTAATGACTTTAAACATGGTGAAGTAGTTACAATAACTTTAGTTCCTTTCAATGAAGTTGGTGATGCTTTAGGGTGTACTTCTGAAAGTTTCACAATTAGCCCCCCTCCATGTACCTCACTTAACACTCCTGCAAACGGAGCTACTGATATTCCTGTGAATACAGCTATTGAATGGAATGCAAGTACAGATGCAGAAGGTTATAAAATCACGGTTTTAGCTAGCAGTAGTACTGCTAACAACATAACAGATTTTGATGTTACATCAGGAACAACTTATAGTTTTACTAACGAATTTGAACAAGGTGAGACCGTCTCTGTTACCATCGTTCCTTATAATGATCAAGGCAGTGCTGTTGGATGTACTTTGGAAAGCTTTACCGTTAAGCCTGTTCCATCATGTACAACACTAAGCTTGCCTATAAATACTGCCGTTGACATTGCTGTTGATGCGGATATTACCTGGAACTCTATTCCAGAGGCAACAGGATACAAGTTGACGGTTATCGCAAGCAGTAGTACAGCAAATAACTTAACGGGTTTTGACGTTACCGCTGGTACAACGCATTCTTTTGCCAATGATTTTGAGCAAGGTGAAACGGTTACCGTAACCATTACACCTTACAACGAAGTGGGTGATGCTATTGGGTGTTCGTCGGAAAGCTTTACAATTAAACCCGTACCTACATGTACTAACTTAACTTTACCTATTGATGGCAGCATTGATGTAGCGGTAGACACAAATATTGAATGGGCTACAATTGCCGAAGCCAACGGATACAAATTAACTGTTTCCGCTAGCAGCAGTACAGCTAACAATGTTACCGATTTAGTATTATCTACAGGTAATAGCTACGATTTTCCTGCCAATTTTGAACAGGGAGAAACAGTTACCGTAACACTAGTTTCTTACAATGAAGTAGGTGATGCTATTGGGTGTTCTTCAGAAAGCTTTACCATTAAACCAGTGCCTTTATGCACCAATTTAGTTTCCCCCACGACAAATGCTATTGATGTACCAGTAGATACTAATATTGAATGGACTCCAATTACTGATGCTACTGGCTACAAATTAACGGTAACTGGAAGCAATAGCACGGCCAATAATTTAACCGCCTTCAATATAACATCTGGTACATCTTATGACTTTACAAATGACTTTGAACAATCTGAAACAGTTACCGTAACTGTTACTCCTTACAACGAAGTGGGCGATGCCCTTGGATGTTCTTCAGAGAGTTTTACAATTAAATCGGTTCCCTTATGCACCAATTTGACCTCCCCTGCCAATAGTGATATTGTTGCGGAGGTCAGTGAATTAAGATGGAATGAAATTGTAGATGCAGATGGCTATAAGTTGACAATTAATGCTGGAAGTACAACATCTAACAACCAAACTGATTTAATCGTTACTGGAACTACCCATGTTTTTCAAAATGATTTTAACCAAGGTGAAGTTGTTACGGTAACCATTACCCCATACAATGAGGTTGGTGATGCTCTTGGATGTACGTCCGAAAGTTTTACCATAAGACCCATACCACCTTGCACCAACTTGTCGTCTCCATTAAACAATGCCACCGAAGTTTCAATTATATCGGATATTTCTTGGAATGAAAGTCTTGATGCTGATGGATACCGAATTTCTGTAGGTACTTCAGCCAACGGAACTGATATTGTGAATAATGAAGATGTTGCATCGCTAACCAGCTATACTTTTGGAAATGACCTTCCTTCTGAAACACTAATATTTGTAACCATAGTACCATACAACACCTCTGGCGATGCCTTTGAATGTACTTCAGATAGTTTTAAGACCGAGGTGATTATTCCAGAATGTACTTCAATTACAAGTCCTTTTAACGGAGAAAGCGAGGTTGCCTTAGAAAGTACTATTACTTGGAACGAAGTAGAAAAAACAGACGGTTATCGTATTTCTATTGGAACAACTTCTGGAGGAACTGACATAGTTAACAATCAGGATGTTGGTCCATTAACCAGTTATATGCATAATGGAGAGTTTCCGTTTGGAACGGAAATTTATGTAAACATTACCGCATACAATAGTAAGGGAGATGCTGTAACATGTGAGGAACAAACATTTACAACACTTATACCAGAAGATGAGACTAAATACGGCTTCTCTCCTGATGGTGATGGTATTAATGAATATTGGCATATAGAAAATATAAATTATTACCCTGAAAATATGGTTACCATCTATAACCGCTGGGGTGATGCCGTTTTTAAAATAGAAAATTATAATAATGGTTCAGAAGTCTTTAGAGGTGATGCCAACCTTAAAACCAAAATGGGAGCCGGTCAATTACCATCAGGCACCTACTTCTTTCACATTGAAATTGAAGGAGAAACCATTCTTAAGAAAACCAAAGGATACGTAGTAATCAAGCGCTAA